From the genome of Pantoea alfalfae, one region includes:
- the treA gene encoding alpha,alpha-trehalase TreA: protein MTKIEVNADSRRQRYAPFLLTLLLSVPAFTAHADDNSRMLNNQPQPPDVRLGPLFNAVQQAKFYPDQKTFADAVPKFDPASILADWQMQKKQRNFDLKRFVDANFTLPAAGDKYVPPAGQNLREHIDGLWPVLTRTTSSAGQYDSLLPLPKPYVVPGGRFREVYYWDSYFTMLGLAESGHWDKVQDMTDNFASLLDRYGHIPNGNRSYYLSRSQPPFFSLMVDLLATHDNGKAYTRYLPQLQKEYDYWMADSDNVAAGAASKRVIKLSDGSLLNRYWDARDVPRTESWMDDIATAQKAPQRNKAELYRELRSGAASGWDFSSRWFTDAHNLSTIRTTQLAPVDLNSLLFHLEQTLSKGYQMNKQSDLAKQYADRAEKRQAAINRYLWDSKQNWYADYDWQKKQVHPQLTAAALFPLYLQVASDKQAESTASAVEKQLLKPGGLVTTTVNNGQQWDAPNGWAPLQWVAVEGLEHYNQPKLAKEVGLRFLQNVQMTYDREHKLVEKYVVDGKNLGGGGGGEYPLQDGFGWTNGVTLKLLDKYCPKDKTCNSAHDIPQASASQN, encoded by the coding sequence ATGACAAAAATTGAGGTAAACGCCGACTCACGGCGTCAGCGTTATGCGCCTTTTCTGCTCACGTTGCTGCTGAGCGTACCTGCTTTCACCGCCCATGCCGACGACAACAGCCGCATGCTGAATAATCAGCCGCAGCCGCCGGACGTGCGTTTAGGGCCGCTGTTTAATGCCGTGCAGCAGGCGAAGTTCTACCCCGATCAGAAGACCTTTGCCGATGCGGTGCCGAAATTTGATCCCGCGTCGATTCTTGCCGACTGGCAGATGCAGAAGAAACAGCGCAATTTCGATCTCAAACGTTTTGTTGACGCTAACTTTACGCTGCCCGCTGCGGGCGACAAATATGTGCCGCCCGCCGGCCAAAATCTGCGTGAGCACATTGATGGCCTGTGGCCAGTGTTGACCCGCACCACCAGCAGCGCTGGTCAGTATGACTCGCTGCTGCCGCTGCCTAAGCCCTATGTGGTGCCAGGCGGGCGTTTCCGCGAAGTCTATTACTGGGACAGTTACTTCACCATGCTGGGGCTGGCCGAGAGCGGACACTGGGATAAAGTGCAGGATATGACGGATAACTTCGCCTCACTCCTCGACCGTTATGGCCACATCCCCAACGGCAACCGCAGCTACTACCTGAGCCGTTCACAGCCACCGTTCTTCAGCCTGATGGTCGATCTGCTGGCGACGCACGATAACGGCAAAGCCTATACCCGTTATCTGCCACAGCTGCAGAAAGAGTACGACTACTGGATGGCAGACAGCGATAACGTCGCGGCGGGTGCAGCCAGCAAGCGGGTGATTAAGCTGTCGGACGGCAGCCTGCTCAACCGCTACTGGGATGCGCGCGACGTGCCACGCACCGAATCCTGGATGGATGACATTGCCACCGCGCAGAAAGCGCCGCAGAGGAATAAAGCCGAACTCTACCGTGAGCTGCGTTCCGGTGCGGCGTCGGGCTGGGATTTCAGTTCGCGCTGGTTTACCGATGCGCATAACTTGTCGACAATCCGTACCACGCAACTGGCTCCGGTTGACCTCAACAGCCTGCTGTTCCATCTGGAGCAGACCCTGTCGAAAGGCTATCAGATGAACAAGCAGAGCGATCTGGCGAAGCAGTACGCCGATCGCGCAGAGAAGCGCCAGGCAGCGATCAACCGCTATCTGTGGGACAGCAAACAGAACTGGTATGCCGACTATGACTGGCAGAAAAAGCAGGTTCATCCGCAGCTGACGGCTGCCGCGCTGTTCCCGCTCTATCTGCAGGTCGCCAGCGATAAGCAGGCTGAAAGCACTGCCAGCGCGGTTGAAAAGCAGCTGCTGAAGCCCGGCGGTCTGGTGACTACCACCGTGAACAACGGCCAGCAGTGGGATGCCCCGAATGGCTGGGCCCCGCTGCAGTGGGTTGCCGTGGAAGGCCTGGAGCATTACAACCAGCCAAAACTGGCGAAAGAGGTAGGCTTACGCTTCCTGCAAAACGTCCAGATGACCTATGACCGTGAGCATAAGCTGGTGGAGAAATATGTCGTTGATGGCAAAAATCTCGGCGGTGGCGGTGGCGGTGAGTATCCGCTGCAGGACGGCTTCGGCTGGACCAACGGCGTCACGCTGAAACTGCTCGATAAGTACTGCCCGAAAGATAAAACCTGTAACAGCGCCCACGATATTCCTCAGGCGTCTGCCTCGCAAAACTGA
- the ghrA gene encoding glyoxylate/hydroxypyruvate reductase GhrA: protein MEIIWYHPSQSAAAWINGLQQRLPQARVRAWQPGDDGPADYALVRSPPAAMLQGRATLRGVFALGAGVDEILKQLQQHPEMLPDSVPLYRLEDTGMARQMQEYAVHSVLNWFRRFDDYRLQQQQQCWQPLPAYPRESFTVGILGAGVLGQRVAESLKPWGFPLRVWSRSPKTIDGVTSFAGRDALSAFLQETRVVINLLPSTHETINLIDHAFLQQLPHGAFFLNIARGAQVVEDDLLAALNSGQLKAAALDVFQVEPLPEAHPLWSHPRVTITPHNAAVTLIDEAIDYIARAITQDQAGEPPQGRVDRQRGY, encoded by the coding sequence ATGGAGATCATCTGGTATCACCCGTCGCAGTCTGCAGCGGCCTGGATTAACGGTTTACAACAGCGTCTGCCCCAGGCGCGGGTGCGTGCCTGGCAGCCGGGCGACGACGGCCCGGCTGATTATGCGCTGGTCCGCTCACCGCCCGCAGCGATGCTGCAGGGACGCGCCACACTGCGCGGCGTCTTTGCGCTGGGTGCAGGCGTTGATGAGATTCTGAAACAGCTGCAGCAGCACCCTGAGATGCTGCCCGACAGCGTGCCGCTCTACCGGCTGGAAGATACCGGGATGGCGCGCCAGATGCAGGAATATGCCGTCCATAGCGTACTGAACTGGTTCCGTCGTTTTGACGACTACCGTCTTCAGCAGCAGCAACAGTGCTGGCAGCCGCTGCCTGCTTACCCGCGTGAAAGTTTCACCGTCGGGATTCTGGGGGCGGGCGTGCTGGGGCAGCGCGTGGCGGAGAGCCTGAAACCCTGGGGATTCCCGCTGCGCGTCTGGAGCCGCTCACCGAAAACCATCGACGGCGTGACCAGCTTTGCCGGACGCGATGCCTTGTCAGCCTTTCTGCAGGAGACGCGGGTGGTGATCAACCTGCTGCCGAGCACGCACGAGACCATTAATCTTATTGACCACGCCTTTTTACAGCAGCTACCGCACGGCGCGTTCTTCCTCAACATCGCACGTGGCGCGCAGGTGGTGGAAGACGATCTGCTGGCCGCGCTCAATAGCGGGCAGCTGAAAGCGGCGGCGCTGGATGTGTTTCAGGTTGAACCGCTGCCCGAAGCGCATCCGTTATGGTCACATCCGCGTGTGACGATTACGCCCCATAATGCGGCGGTAACCTTGATCGACGAAGCTATCGACTACATCGCCCGCGCCATTACCCAGGATCAGGCAGGCGAGCCGCCGCAGGGCAGGGTTGATCGTCAGCGCGGCTATTAA
- a CDS encoding DMT family transporter yields MAVRHFFLILMVVSIWAFNNVAVKWGLLELPPLFLTFMRFVVVAIVLVPFCRINRQQLPWLLLLAFTFGFMHFSLLFVGLRYTDAGTGAIVVQLGTPIAMLLAMVVLKEKLKLVQLLGIMISLSGVVVLSGSPTIPSWWVLCLLLCSATGWAVSNLIVKKSPPIKPLTMTGWIAFLAIPIVGGSSLVMESHQLYALQHAGWRGWFAILYSAIASSIVAYTLWYMLLKKYNVNLIMPYSLLTPVLSVVMGIVVLGDSLNSFKIIGASLVILGTAIAVLNLRNLRMHARFPRLRRR; encoded by the coding sequence GTGGCTGTGCGGCATTTTTTTCTGATTCTGATGGTGGTTTCTATCTGGGCCTTCAACAACGTGGCGGTGAAATGGGGGCTGCTGGAACTGCCGCCGCTGTTTCTGACCTTTATGCGCTTTGTAGTCGTCGCCATCGTGCTGGTACCGTTCTGCCGCATTAACCGTCAGCAGTTGCCCTGGCTTTTGCTGCTGGCTTTCACCTTCGGTTTTATGCACTTCTCGCTGCTATTTGTCGGCCTGCGCTACACCGATGCCGGCACGGGCGCGATTGTAGTGCAGCTGGGCACACCGATTGCAATGTTGCTGGCAATGGTGGTACTGAAAGAGAAGCTGAAGCTGGTGCAGCTGCTGGGCATTATGATTTCGCTGAGCGGCGTGGTGGTGCTATCAGGCAGTCCGACGATTCCCTCGTGGTGGGTGCTCTGTCTGCTGTTGTGCAGCGCCACCGGCTGGGCCGTCAGTAACCTGATAGTGAAAAAGTCACCGCCGATTAAACCGCTGACCATGACCGGCTGGATTGCGTTTCTGGCGATTCCCATCGTCGGCGGCTCCAGTCTGGTGATGGAATCCCATCAGCTTTATGCACTGCAGCATGCGGGCTGGCGCGGCTGGTTCGCCATTCTTTACAGCGCCATCGCCTCGTCGATTGTGGCCTATACGCTGTGGTATATGCTGCTGAAGAAATATAACGTCAATCTGATCATGCCCTATTCGCTGCTGACGCCGGTTTTATCGGTGGTGATGGGGATTGTCGTGCTGGGTGACAGCCTCAACAGCTTCAAGATTATCGGGGCCTCACTGGTGATCCTCGGCACGGCTATCGCGGTGCTCAACCTGCGAAACCTGCGGATGCATGCCCGCTTCCCGCGCCTGCGGCGACGTTGA
- a CDS encoding flagellar brake protein, with product MKEADQEQYLKRGTLAVLGVMKDLLRLQTPLLVRFARGQFISRMLAADEDRLLFDLGSNNLDNEYALTSDDLSITAETYGAKVEFSLASLERVEFEGLPAFSAPLPELLWQIQRREFFRVCAPLEPQFWCHTVWPDGSKTRLRLQDLSLGGIGVLVDEPLPEGLQNGDSFNPFRVELGEYGHFDVPVKLLSIGERSVVTRKNETRITPRLSFRFATLNPTQERQLQQIIFALERLARDKSNRFQ from the coding sequence GTGAAAGAAGCCGACCAGGAACAATATTTAAAACGTGGCACGCTGGCGGTTCTGGGCGTAATGAAAGATCTGCTGCGCCTGCAGACGCCACTACTGGTGCGCTTCGCGCGCGGGCAGTTTATCAGCCGGATGCTGGCTGCCGATGAAGATCGCCTGCTGTTTGACCTGGGCAGTAATAATCTGGATAACGAGTACGCCCTGACCAGCGACGATCTCAGCATTACTGCTGAAACCTATGGCGCGAAGGTAGAGTTCAGCCTCGCCTCACTGGAGAGGGTGGAGTTTGAAGGATTGCCTGCCTTCAGCGCACCGTTACCGGAGCTGCTGTGGCAGATTCAGCGTCGTGAGTTTTTCCGCGTCTGCGCCCCGCTGGAACCGCAGTTCTGGTGTCATACCGTGTGGCCGGATGGCAGTAAAACACGCCTGCGGTTACAGGATCTGTCACTGGGCGGAATCGGCGTGCTGGTGGATGAACCGCTGCCGGAGGGGTTGCAGAACGGTGACAGCTTCAATCCGTTCCGGGTCGAGCTGGGGGAGTATGGTCATTTTGACGTGCCGGTAAAGCTGCTGAGCATTGGCGAGCGCAGCGTGGTGACCCGCAAGAACGAAACCCGCATCACACCGCGACTGAGCTTTCGTTTTGCCACGCTGAACCCGACGCAGGAGCGGCAGCTTCAGCAGATTATTTTTGCCCTTGAGCGCCTGGCTCGCGATAAATCAAACCGCTTCCAGTAA
- a CDS encoding CoA transferase: MDSQLAASLWQQMQQGLRGRDDALPLPAFIDRATFASAFAVSELAATSIGLATQATAALIAASCPEYRSPPVAVNVRLASRWFQQSFIPLNRAAPAMWDAFAGDYRSRDGWIRLHTNATHHRLAMEKVLGTHADRVALAQQVQQWQASELEQAIIDAGGCAAEMRSAAAWQRHPQGQAVQHESLFSWQTTQPAPAPDWPLAEARPLLGIKVLDLTRIIAGPVATRFLASLGASVLRIDPPGWQEPTLDEEISCGKRRAVLDLTQPADRDRFIRLLREADVLVHGYRADALERLGFDAQTLQSLSPGLVDAGLNAWGWQGPWRNRRGFDSLVQMGCGIAERGMQWQQSDKPVPLPVQALDHATGYLLAAAVLEGLRRRVTQGEGSQVRLSLARTAWLLQQHPTGEHAGSGIVPQVKDNLPCYELTQWGFGVRLRAAAWLPGTPELCATPGCTPGTHPATW; encoded by the coding sequence ATGGACTCACAGCTTGCCGCCTCTCTCTGGCAGCAGATGCAGCAGGGATTGCGGGGTCGCGACGACGCCTTGCCTCTTCCTGCCTTCATTGATCGCGCCACCTTCGCTTCTGCTTTTGCCGTCAGTGAACTGGCGGCCACCAGCATCGGTCTGGCAACGCAGGCCACCGCCGCACTGATCGCCGCCTCCTGCCCTGAATATCGCTCTCCGCCTGTCGCCGTCAATGTGCGCCTGGCGTCACGCTGGTTCCAGCAGAGTTTTATCCCGCTTAACCGTGCGGCACCTGCGATGTGGGACGCGTTTGCCGGTGACTATCGCAGCCGCGATGGCTGGATCCGCCTGCATACCAACGCCACACATCACCGGCTGGCGATGGAAAAGGTGCTGGGTACGCACGCCGATCGCGTGGCGCTGGCGCAGCAGGTGCAACAGTGGCAGGCCAGCGAACTGGAGCAGGCGATTATTGATGCCGGTGGCTGTGCCGCAGAAATGCGCAGCGCTGCCGCCTGGCAACGGCATCCGCAGGGCCAGGCCGTACAGCATGAATCGCTGTTTAGCTGGCAGACCACACAGCCTGCTCCTGCGCCGGACTGGCCGCTGGCCGAAGCGCGTCCGTTGCTGGGTATTAAAGTTCTGGATCTGACGCGGATTATCGCCGGGCCGGTCGCCACCCGTTTTCTGGCCAGTCTGGGCGCCAGCGTGCTGCGCATCGATCCGCCCGGCTGGCAGGAGCCGACGCTGGATGAGGAGATAAGCTGCGGCAAGCGTCGCGCGGTGCTCGACCTGACGCAGCCCGCCGATCGCGATCGGTTTATCCGCCTGCTGCGTGAAGCGGACGTGCTGGTGCATGGCTACCGGGCGGATGCGCTGGAACGCCTTGGATTTGATGCCCAGACGCTTCAGTCACTCTCGCCCGGTCTGGTTGATGCCGGTCTGAATGCATGGGGCTGGCAGGGTCCGTGGCGCAACCGCCGGGGTTTTGACAGTCTGGTGCAGATGGGATGCGGCATTGCTGAACGGGGCATGCAGTGGCAGCAGAGCGACAAACCGGTTCCGCTGCCGGTGCAGGCCCTGGATCATGCCACCGGTTATCTGCTGGCAGCCGCCGTGCTGGAAGGATTACGGCGACGCGTGACGCAAGGAGAGGGCAGCCAGGTGCGGCTGTCGCTGGCACGCACCGCGTGGCTGTTGCAGCAGCATCCCACCGGTGAGCACGCGGGTTCCGGCATTGTGCCGCAGGTTAAGGATAACCTGCCCTGTTACGAGTTAACGCAGTGGGGGTTTGGGGTAAGGCTCAGGGCAGCCGCCTGGCTGCCCGGTACTCCAGAGCTCTGCGCAACACCGGGTTGTACGCCGGGCACGCACCCGGCGACGTGGTGA
- a CDS encoding mechanosensitive ion channel family protein: MENWLASRRFQSLFFNQELWLNSAIVVVSTLVIYWVLRTLIRFISNRIALYSEHRHVRATAILVEILRSTSQTLLLIFSLLIALKFVDLPASWSVTIAHGWFLALIVQLALWIDCGIRLWLKSLLRDPLHVRNPVTTVILGILLRVVVWIMMFLAILSNMGINITALVASLGVGGIAIALAIQTVLSDVFASLAIGFDKPFEHGDFIVFGDIAGSIEHIGLKTTRLRSLSGEQIVCSNTILLQQTIHNYKRMQQRRIVFKFGISYATPSEQVREISPLVKEIIQGVETTRFDRAHFLAFEDSKLTFEVVYFVLDADYNKYMDIQQEINLQLMAALEERNIRFAFPIRQVEFSGGNLPPVDLVAIQNDDDEVRRMVR; the protein is encoded by the coding sequence ATGGAAAACTGGCTCGCTTCACGTCGTTTTCAATCCCTCTTTTTTAATCAGGAACTCTGGCTCAACAGCGCCATCGTAGTAGTTTCCACGCTGGTGATTTACTGGGTATTACGTACCCTGATTCGCTTTATCTCCAACCGGATTGCACTTTACAGCGAACATCGTCATGTCCGCGCGACCGCGATTCTGGTGGAGATACTGCGCAGCACCAGCCAGACCCTGCTGCTGATCTTTTCACTGCTGATTGCCCTGAAGTTTGTGGATCTGCCCGCGTCCTGGAGCGTCACCATCGCACACGGCTGGTTCCTGGCGCTGATCGTTCAGCTCGCGCTGTGGATCGACTGCGGCATCCGGCTCTGGCTGAAAAGCCTGCTGCGTGACCCGCTGCACGTACGCAACCCGGTCACTACGGTGATCCTCGGGATTTTGCTGCGGGTGGTGGTCTGGATCATGATGTTCCTGGCCATTCTGTCGAACATGGGCATCAATATTACCGCACTGGTCGCCAGCCTTGGAGTGGGTGGTATCGCGATTGCGCTGGCGATTCAGACGGTACTGAGCGATGTGTTTGCGTCGCTGGCGATTGGCTTCGATAAGCCGTTCGAGCACGGCGATTTTATTGTCTTTGGTGATATTGCCGGTTCCATTGAGCACATTGGCCTGAAAACGACCCGGCTGCGCAGCCTGAGTGGTGAGCAGATCGTCTGCTCAAATACCATTCTGTTGCAGCAGACGATCCACAACTATAAGCGTATGCAGCAGCGCCGCATCGTGTTTAAGTTTGGTATCAGCTACGCCACGCCGTCAGAGCAGGTCCGGGAGATCAGCCCGCTGGTGAAAGAGATTATCCAGGGCGTTGAGACCACCCGTTTTGACCGCGCCCACTTCCTGGCCTTTGAAGATTCAAAACTGACCTTTGAAGTGGTCTATTTTGTGCTGGATGCGGATTACAATAAGTACATGGATATTCAGCAGGAGATTAACCTGCAGCTGATGGCGGCACTGGAAGAGCGTAACATCCGTTTCGCCTTCCCGATTCGTCAGGTTGAGTTCAGCGGGGGTAATCTGCCGCCGGTGGATCTGGTTGCGATACAGAATGACGATGACGAGGTGCGCAGAATGGTGCGCTAA
- a CDS encoding TonB-dependent siderophore receptor gives MKLSLSLRGYIRLCTLALTAPALSFAADMVVTAQPQEDSTSPTQGYLATTSQGATKSDRPLITTPQSISVVTRQQMQDQGALTLNQALGYSSGVFTNFGGAATRYDTIALRGFHGGDVDNTFLDGMRLMSDGGSFNVLQVDNAFLERIDVIKGPSSALYGQTVPGGLVNMVTKRPQFSEEGHIQLQAGSNATTGTMFDYTNAINDQWAFRLTGVTRNSDTQYDHTREEKYALMPQLMWQPDEDTHLILKAYLQKDPSGGYHGSVPGDGSLTEHNGYKLSNGFYEGNSDLDQFKRREQIYSFDFAHRFNDVWSFSSTGSYSHSNVDLDQVYQVGWDENNPDLLNRSYSGERSSLSAWSTDNRLQAEFDTAELEHRVTLGAEYHRYKNEISAAGGSASQLNALTGEQVGDMPDYTWADKTRRYYQTGLYLQDEMKLDRWHLDLSGRYDRIVANNSGNERRQDDHISGRAALLYAFDNGISPYVSWSQAITPTALTDSNNNLLKPTTAEQYEAGVKYQPVGTRDLYSVAVYDLTQKDVANREAPTPFFTPSGKVHSQGIELEARNQLTPRLSTVASYTLNRLRFKESVDGNDGHTPYVTPNSMAALWGHYQFDYGLSAGAGVRYIGKQWADNENTTRVPSVTLFDASVRADLGVWNSSLKGAWVQVNANNLTDRTYVAGCYGTGFCYWGAERSVMATVGYDF, from the coding sequence ATGAAACTGTCACTGTCGCTGAGAGGGTATATTCGCCTCTGCACCCTGGCGCTGACCGCGCCTGCTCTGAGTTTCGCTGCCGATATGGTGGTGACTGCACAACCGCAAGAAGATTCGACCTCGCCGACCCAGGGCTATCTGGCCACCACCAGCCAGGGCGCAACCAAAAGCGACCGTCCGCTGATCACCACGCCGCAGTCGATATCCGTGGTCACCCGCCAGCAGATGCAGGATCAGGGCGCGCTGACCCTGAACCAGGCACTGGGCTATAGCTCCGGCGTCTTCACCAACTTTGGCGGTGCCGCGACCCGTTACGACACCATTGCGCTGCGCGGCTTCCACGGCGGCGATGTCGATAACACCTTCCTCGACGGCATGCGGCTGATGAGCGACGGCGGCAGTTTCAACGTATTGCAGGTGGATAACGCCTTCCTTGAGCGCATCGACGTGATCAAAGGCCCCTCTTCTGCCCTTTATGGTCAGACGGTGCCGGGCGGACTGGTGAACATGGTCACCAAACGTCCGCAGTTCAGCGAAGAGGGGCATATCCAGCTGCAGGCGGGCAGTAATGCCACCACCGGTACGATGTTTGACTACACCAATGCCATCAACGATCAGTGGGCGTTTCGCCTGACCGGCGTGACCCGCAACAGCGATACCCAGTACGATCACACCCGCGAAGAGAAATATGCACTGATGCCGCAGCTGATGTGGCAGCCGGACGAAGATACCCATCTGATCCTGAAAGCCTATCTGCAGAAGGATCCGTCGGGCGGTTATCACGGTTCGGTACCGGGTGACGGCAGCCTCACCGAACATAACGGCTACAAGCTGAGCAACGGCTTTTATGAGGGCAACAGCGATCTCGATCAGTTCAAGCGTCGCGAGCAGATCTACAGCTTCGATTTCGCCCATCGCTTCAACGACGTCTGGTCATTCTCCTCAACTGGCAGCTACAGCCACTCGAATGTCGATCTCGATCAGGTCTATCAGGTTGGCTGGGATGAAAATAATCCCGACCTGCTGAACCGTTCTTACTCCGGTGAGCGCTCGTCGCTCTCCGCCTGGTCCACCGATAACCGCTTACAGGCGGAGTTCGACACCGCTGAACTGGAGCACCGCGTCACCCTGGGTGCCGAGTATCATCGTTACAAAAATGAGATCAGCGCGGCGGGCGGTTCAGCCAGTCAGCTCAATGCCCTGACCGGCGAGCAGGTAGGCGACATGCCGGATTACACCTGGGCCGATAAAACCCGTCGCTACTATCAGACCGGCCTCTATCTGCAGGATGAGATGAAGCTGGATCGCTGGCATCTGGATCTCTCCGGTCGTTATGACCGCATCGTCGCCAATAACAGCGGCAATGAGCGTCGTCAGGATGATCACATCAGCGGACGCGCTGCGCTGCTCTATGCCTTCGACAACGGCATCTCGCCTTACGTCAGCTGGAGCCAGGCGATTACCCCGACCGCGCTCACCGATTCCAACAATAACCTGCTGAAGCCCACCACCGCGGAGCAGTATGAAGCCGGGGTGAAATATCAGCCGGTCGGCACCCGCGATCTCTATAGCGTGGCGGTCTATGACCTGACGCAGAAAGATGTGGCGAACCGGGAAGCACCGACGCCGTTCTTTACGCCATCGGGCAAAGTTCATTCACAAGGTATCGAGCTGGAAGCGCGTAATCAGTTAACCCCGCGTCTGAGCACCGTGGCGAGCTATACGCTGAATCGTCTGCGCTTTAAAGAGTCGGTGGATGGCAACGACGGACATACGCCGTATGTCACCCCCAACAGCATGGCGGCGCTCTGGGGTCACTATCAGTTTGATTACGGTCTGAGTGCGGGTGCAGGTGTGCGTTACATCGGCAAACAGTGGGCAGACAATGAAAACACCACGCGCGTGCCGTCGGTGACGCTGTTTGATGCGTCAGTGCGGGCCGATCTCGGCGTCTGGAACAGCAGCCTGAAAGGTGCCTGGGTGCAGGTAAACGCCAATAATCTGACCGACCGCACCTATGTGGCAGGCTGTTACGGTACGGGCTTCTGCTACTGGGGCGCGGAACGCAGCGTGATGGCGACAGTCGGTTACGACTTCTGA
- a CDS encoding TorD/DmsD family molecular chaperone: MNEFSILCRVIGSLFNRQPQDPLLVPLFTLLREGKLQSQWPLEQDELLTRLQQNSDPQALAADYNALFVGSDCNVPPYASQWPEGKTEPEVRAFLTSRGMPLSDAPADHFGVLLLAASWLEDQSAEDESAAQLALFEEYLLPWCGAFLGKVEAHATTAFYRTLAMLSREAIQAMYNELLESSEETPDA, translated from the coding sequence ATGAATGAGTTTTCCATTCTGTGCCGCGTGATCGGCTCACTGTTTAATCGTCAGCCGCAGGACCCGCTGCTGGTGCCGCTGTTTACACTGCTGCGTGAAGGCAAACTGCAGTCGCAGTGGCCGCTGGAGCAGGATGAGCTACTGACCCGTCTGCAACAGAACAGCGATCCGCAGGCGCTGGCCGCCGATTACAACGCGCTGTTTGTGGGCAGCGACTGTAATGTGCCGCCTTACGCCTCACAGTGGCCGGAAGGCAAAACGGAACCGGAAGTACGTGCGTTCTTAACCTCACGCGGCATGCCGCTGAGCGATGCGCCTGCTGACCATTTTGGCGTGCTGCTGCTGGCCGCGTCCTGGCTGGAAGATCAGTCAGCGGAAGATGAGAGCGCAGCGCAGCTGGCGCTGTTTGAAGAGTACCTGCTGCCGTGGTGCGGTGCGTTTCTGGGCAAAGTGGAAGCACACGCGACTACCGCGTTTTATCGCACCCTCGCGATGCTGAGCCGTGAGGCGATTCAGGCGATGTACAACGAACTGCTTGAGAGCAGTGAAGAGACGCCCGACGCCTGA
- a CDS encoding phosphatase, protein MYPVDLHMHTIASTHAYSTLHDYVTQAKQTGLKLFAITDHGPDMADAPHYWHFINMRVWPRVIDGVGILRGIEANIKNQQGEIDCSGPMLDALDLIVAGFHEPVYAPRDRKHHTDAMIAAMAGGLVHIISHPGNPKFPVDIPAIAEAAAHYDVALELNNSSFTHSRPGSEPNCRAIAAAVRDAGGRLAFGSDSHTAFTLGHFDHCLRIAREVDFPEDRVLNVTPRRLLDFLEMRSGKHIAELADF, encoded by the coding sequence ATGTATCCGGTAGATCTGCATATGCACACCATCGCCAGCACGCATGCTTACAGCACGCTGCACGACTACGTGACCCAGGCGAAGCAAACTGGCCTGAAACTGTTTGCCATTACCGATCACGGCCCCGATATGGCCGACGCACCGCACTACTGGCACTTTATTAATATGCGCGTCTGGCCGCGCGTGATCGATGGCGTAGGGATTCTGCGCGGTATCGAAGCCAATATTAAAAATCAGCAGGGCGAAATCGACTGTTCCGGCCCGATGCTCGATGCGCTGGATTTAATCGTCGCCGGTTTTCACGAGCCGGTTTATGCGCCGCGCGACCGGAAACATCACACAGACGCGATGATCGCCGCGATGGCGGGCGGACTGGTCCATATTATCAGCCATCCGGGCAACCCGAAATTCCCGGTCGATATTCCGGCGATTGCCGAGGCCGCAGCGCACTACGACGTGGCGCTGGAGCTGAACAACTCCTCCTTTACCCATTCGCGTCCGGGCAGCGAACCTAACTGCCGCGCTATCGCCGCCGCCGTGCGCGATGCCGGTGGACGCCTGGCATTCGGCTCCGATTCCCACACCGCGTTTACGCTCGGCCATTTCGATCACTGCCTGCGGATTGCCCGCGAAGTGGATTTTCCTGAGGATCGGGTGTTAAATGTCACGCCGCGTCGCCTGCTCGACTTTCTGGAAATGCGTAGCGGCAAACATATTGCTGAACTGGCTGACTTTTAA
- a CDS encoding GlsB/YeaQ/YmgE family stress response membrane protein — protein MGIISWIVFGLIAGILAKWIMPGKDGGGFILTIVLGIIGAVVGGWISTLFGFGRVDGFNFGSFVVAVIGAIVVLFIYRKVRS, from the coding sequence ATGGGTATTATTTCCTGGATCGTCTTTGGCTTAATCGCGGGTATTCTGGCTAAGTGGATTATGCCGGGTAAAGACGGTGGCGGTTTCATTCTGACTATTGTTCTGGGTATTATCGGTGCTGTAGTGGGTGGCTGGATCAGTACGCTGTTTGGCTTCGGCCGCGTCGATGGGTTTAACTTCGGAAGCTTTGTGGTCGCTGTTATCGGTGCCATCGTGGTGCTGTTTATCTACCGCAAAGTACGCAGTTGA